From a single Capsicum annuum cultivar UCD-10X-F1 chromosome 12, UCD10Xv1.1, whole genome shotgun sequence genomic region:
- the LOC124889421 gene encoding uncharacterized protein LOC124889421: MINTLDDHCYTPEPIFKLMGPPKFYAKKPGMPEEQEKMVGKMKSAENAMKSFLGPAGKENVSYKDWGMFSSVNLSPKFKISEFEEHAGYENSVKHLGRYCHQLRETEGKKKKTYLFSFQEKSRAREFQLNNIFSFNPELTHQIHMLTCNKGASVPQHRP, encoded by the exons ATgatcaatactcttgatgatcactgCTATACTCCTGAGCCTATATTTAAGTTAATGGGACCACCAAAATTTTATGCCAAGAAGCCTGGCATGCCagaagagcaagagaaaatggttggaaaaatgaagagtgcagaaaatgctatgaaaagtttCCTAGGACCTGCAGGTAAAGAAAATGTTTCATATAAAGATTGGGgcatgttttcaagtgttaacctCTCTCCTAAGTTTAAGATATCTGAATTTGAGGAACATGCTGGGTACGAGAATTCTGTAAAACACTTAGGAAGATATTGCCATCAATTGAGGGAGACCgaaggcaagaaaaaaaaaacgtACCTATTTTCGTTCCAGGAGAAAAGCAGAGCTCGAGAGTTCCAACTCAACAATATTTTCAGTTTCAATCCCGAGCTTACACATCAAATCCACATGCTCACCTGCAATAAG GGTGCATCGGTCCCTCAACATCGTCCTTGA